The region GATCAGGGGGAACCAAACCATGAACAGCAACCAGAAGTAGAATCACTTGTTGATTATCAACTAACCCGATATAGAGTTAAAAGGACATCAAAGCCATACCTTAAATTCAATTTGAATGCCTGGGATGAAGTTCTAGCCTATGATTTTGTAAGTGCTACAGGGATAAACAGAACAAAACCATCTACCTACGAAGAAGCTATGAAAGACAAGGATTCTAGACATTAGATTAAGGCTATGAATGAGGAAAGGGCTTCACTAATAAAGAATCAGGCATGGAAATTGGTGTCTAAACCTAAAGACAAAAGTATAGTGGCATGCAGATGGCTGTATAAGTTGAAGGAAGGCAGAGATGAAGGTAATCCTATAAAGTACAAGGCAAGACTAGTGGCCAAAGGTTTTACCCAAAAGGAAGGCATATACTTCACATACATTTTCTCCCTAGTAGTTAAGTATAAGACTATAAAGATTATGCTGGGATTAGCTACTCAATATAACATGGAAATGGACCAAATGGATTTCACTACAACTTTCTTACACGATGAGCTAGAAGAGGacatatatatggaacaaccaagaGGTTTTGAGGTTAAAGGAAATGATAACAAGGTATGCAAGCTAATTAAATCCCTATATGGTCTTAAGCAATCACCTAGGCAATGGAATAAGAGGTTTGATGAATTTATGAGAAAGAAAGGGTTCAATAAGAGCTATTATGATACCTGTCTATACTACAAAGGAAATAGAATTGAAGAAGTCATCTACCTACTAAtctatgtagatgacatgctcaTTATCAGTAAAGAGAGGTCAAAAGTAGAACTCATGAAGGGATGACTCAAGTcagaatttgaaatgaaggacCTAGGAGAAGCTACTAAGATCCTAGGGATATGTATCAATAGGAATAGAGAAAAAGGACTCCTAACCCTAACTCAGAAAGACTACATACAGAAAATCATAGAGAAATTTGCAATGAATGGAGCAAAGACAATCAAACAACCTATGACTAACCAATAATGTCTAAGCAAGGAACAATGCCCTAAAACACAAGCAGAATGAGAAGAGATGGATAATGTACCCTACTCAAATGCAGTTGGCTCTATTATGTATCTTATGTTATGCACAAGACCTGATTTATCTTACTCTATAAGTGTCCTTAGTAAGTATATGGCAAATCATGGGTTAGAGCATTGGAGGGCAATGAAATGGGTATTCAACTATCTACTGGGCACTACTAACATTGGTCTAAGGTTCACTAAGCACTCTAACAGTAACCTAATAGAGGGATACAATGATGCTGATTTTGATGGGGACAAAGATCATAGATATTCTACATCTGCTTACTATTTCCTAGTGGGAGGTAACTGTGTTAGCTGGAGAGTTCAACTACAACCTATAGTTGCTTTATCTACAACAGAGTCAGAATATGTACCAGTTACAGAGGCTATTAAGGAGGCTATATGGCTAAAAGGGCTCATGGAAGAACTAAGGTAACTAGAAGAAACCCCTATAATCTACTCGGACAATCAAAGCTGTATTCACCTATGCAAGAATCCTATGTTCCATGATAGAACAAAACATGTGGAGATTTGTCTCAAGAAGTCATTAAAATAGAAAAGGTGCCTACAGAGGAGAATCATGCAGATATGGGTACTAAGATCCTAAACTTAACTAAGTTCAAGTATTTTATGGACTTATTGGGTATCGGTAATGGAGGCTAACCATTACTGACGGAGTAAAGACCCTCAGGGATTATGTTTCACTACACCTAGGAAACTTATAACAGAATTTAGGTGGAATTTGTTATATTAAGTTCCCTTATAAGCTTTCATACAAAATCAATTACAACCGATCAAGAACTTAATTACTCAGAGCAAATTAAAGTACAACGTGGCAAGTCAATGCATGACATTCAACAGAAACACTCAAACATAAATAACAAACTACTCTAAACATCTTCCCAATCATATCAAGCCACAAAATACTATCTATAAATAAATGGGGTATAGGGAGAAGTATTATTATCTGATTTTTGAAGCTTCTGAAGTAATCTGATCTCCAAGCTTGAGTGAGATTGAGAGTGGTTCTCGTAAGGTTTATGTAATAGAAAGAAAAGAGAGTTAGAAAGAGTGATTGTGAGGAACAACTAAGAAAAACAGAGGTAAAGGAAAGAATATCTGAGGCTTACCAGTCGATATGTGACTTGGATCCTCATCTGTTGTACTCGAAGTTCTTGATTTGAATAGTGAAACTCTGAGCTGCATCCCTGAGGCAAGCTCGACGAGCAAGTAGTCCACACTTTGGGACGAACCACAATAAGATCTCCGTGTTTGTCTTCCTCCTCTGAAACTCTATTCTCTGATTTCTCTCTTTGTTGAAATGCTATGATTTTCGCCCCAACCCTAGAGTTTCCCAGAAATTGCTGTTGCTTAGTTTTGAAGCTATTTTAAATCTGATACATATCTAAGTATAAAAATCAATATATAAAAGCATAAAATCATTACTTTGTAGTGTGTGTCGTGTAGCTTTGACAGCCGTGTATATAGTCTTGTGAAAGGTCCGTTTTGACCTTGGCATATTAATTGATTTGGTGAGTTGGTGTAGGGATAAGTGAGTAAAATCCCAACAGAAATTATAGGACAAACCTAATTACATAGATTATTATGATGTCTCAATTAAATAAGTTATTTCTACAAAAATCTCATAACAAAATGTAAACTGTAAATTGATAGGTAACAAAACAATTTGCTTCCTTGGTCAACATTTCACATATCTATAATCAAAGAAATAAAATTATACGTTAAGACTATTTCGTGTTTTGGCATCCCTTGAGTTGATTTATTTAAAATTGTCCAAATAGATACCTCCGAAAATGGGTATATAGGAATACTCTTCCAACTAGTTTATTTCCATTCAAAAATCATGATATAATCACAacactattaaaaaaaaaattgtgcatgTTAGCAAACTATATTAAGTATATTTGATTTTGAAATAGAATACATAAAAGGAAGTTAAAACAATATCCATGATTTTCCAACTCTTGAATTTTTGTAGCATAATGGATCCTAAAGGATTTGCACAATTACTTTGAAGTTAAGAAACACACACTCATCTAGCTCGTGCCAATTGGTATCCCACAATCAAACACTAGTTCAAATATCTAACAAATTGACCGCCATTTATTAAGGCTCTTGtaattgtatgatttttttttcattatgttAAACACTAACTAATTCTGTTAGTTCAATGTTTTTTGAGTCTCTCATATAAAGGCCCTTTGTAAACTTTGTTAATAGTCAATACAAAAGACTCAAAAATGTTTctgcactttctctctcttccaTAAACactaatatggtatcagagaaacaCACTCATTGATTTCCTTTCCAAGATTCTCATGGTCTGACCAAGAACAAGAAGCTCTGCCACTGTCGCCAATGGAACTTTCGATTCCAGCCCCATTGCCCCAAACCCAGGCACCACCGCTCGTCGCCCAAAAGTTCCAACTCCTCACACCACTTCTCCGAGAAACACCAACCTTGGAAATGGCAATAATCTTTCGGGTGCAAATCGATTTGCCCCTCTCCATAATCCTGAACATTCTGCACATTTCGACGACTCCAGCCCATATTTCCTTTACTCCGACGACAATCCCAAAAGCATCATTGCTTCCACAATCTTGGCTGACCCTAATTTCCAATCTTGGAGAAGAGTTATGATAGTTTCCCTTGGCGCCAAAAACAAACTGCTGTTTGTTTATGGAACCTTGCCTCAACCCGATGAAGATTACCCACTTCACACCACATGGAATCGTTGCAACCACATGGTAATGTCTTGGATTTTTCATTCCGTTTCTAAAGAAATTTGTGAAAGCATAATGTTTCTTGATGATGTTGTGACAATGTGGAAAGAGATCCATGAACGTTTGAATCATGGAAATAGTCCCTAAATTTTCAAGCTTCGAAGCACAACCCACAATTTGAAGCAAGGTGATCAATATGTTATCACTTACTTCACCAAACTAAAATCCATTTGGGACTAGATCAAAGAGTTTTGACCATGTTTGATTTGCAAATGTGGTGTTATGCAACAACTTCTTGATCATTATAATAAATACCATGTGCTCCAATTTTTGATTGGTTTAAACAAGTCATACTACCTAGTCCGTGCCCAAATTCTTCTCATAGAAAAATTTCCTTCCTTATCAAAAGTCTTCTCAATGATCATACAAAAAGAATCTCAATGTTCCTTGGGCTCTTCTCCTTAAATCACTGCTGCTGCTACAACCATTCCACCTCCTCCTACATCAAGAACCAAGAAACAAAAAGTTTTTTGCACTAACTGTCACAAACAAGAGCACTTGGTGGACAAATGCTACTTCATGGTTTACCACTTGACTATGGAGACAGAAGGAAAACAACTGACAAAACCATACCTGTGGTCAACACAACATCTGAAAAGACTCCATTTCTGCTTCAAATCCTGTTGCAACAAATCAAGCTTTACTTAGCCAACATCTGATCTCCTTACTCAGCCATCAAATGCAACAAAACACTACCTCTACTTCCGAGGCcacatgtagagtcccagaatttacttagctagttagatagtagtagtagtagtagtagtagtagtagtagtagtagtagtagtagtagtagtagtagtagctagtattagttatagtatgttcattactagggattttggttcaagccgggacttagttggaaactcctagcaatagttatggattttataagtttaacctatagtttaagaatattaattataacataaggtttgattaatattgctggttattaatatgataattattataacctaaggtttagatagagctaataagaatatggcacttgtcatgagcatggttattcctaaggttatgattaagagaaatataagacttagtcttcaccaaaatctgataggagcaagatatttgtcacaattttatttatttgtggattaggatgtaaatagatttttcgtaactttagggtactgtaacttccgatctgtttttgacccagttatgttatgaatttcgaaaaatagtatttctagaaagttgtagataatttaattatatttctaaccgtataaagagagtccaaatcggaTTTCTAtaactccagatatgttgattttactgcaggggagtttagagttacgagattttgggagttagaagttaggattctatttgtttttattattttaaaaatcaagctttgaatccttaaatctctctgaaaattttgaccaattcctaagcctctggctgaaggatattaaaatattttcaattaaatttattatttttattcaaagccaaaaagaagatttttattcctagaactctataaataggacctagcaccaagccttttcattcattcttcaagcattgatcagagccttccatgtgctagtgagactgtagagtgataaacacttgggaagtaaggttatagtgtatttcgatttcgaggtatagttcggtcatagaagcattcaaggtattcctaattctagttcctttctgtattgattcttatagttcttctctactcaaatcctaactcagtcttttctattcttaggcatctaagttcttcgaacttaaggcTTTCATTGGTAAGTAttgtttcgatggtgtagtttattttttccatctcttttctttagtatactcacctctatattatggtttttaggagtgttccaaaatcccgactttgttctcatcatcccggtatattggtaaggaaaataggataggatttatgtgctatatgattttatatgttgtCTTATGAATgtgtgttatgaaaaatgctatgttaagtatgcttgtagacttgggcatatgacctatacaactaacaagccccaaatagattatgggcatatgacttgcttaggtagcaagaccccactaatctaatggacatatgacttgtttggtttatgggaccccaagtaataatggccattatagtatgtatgtgacataagtgttatagtatgttttatgttgcattatgaatttttatgtatatggttatatgttagatttttccttgctgggcattaggctcattcctttatttttttagtgtgatgcaggaaactagatacggaggcggaaggattcttggaagcttggcatgtgtgttgaggatgtaCGAACTGAGTGGATTGCGTGTCGattgaggatgaagttatttatatttactattttagatcatgtttttccgcatttagtttttttaaacaattgaattaaagtttatgtttttcttttaaacaatgggtacccttgccatattttctattattatgtatttgatacaatattttgagatttaataaagttatattatttcttatgtatctttcccaaaatagtagttatgtatagtagatctaatggtctaaggtcatagaaatagttgggtcattacaccacaCCTGTTTTTTCAAACTTTTCTGGTAACAATCCTTTTCACTCTTTTAAAGTTTGGATTTTAGATAGTGGAGCTACACATCATGTATGCCATGATATCAGTTGTTTATCTACTTTCAATAATGTTCCTTATGCTAAAACTATCATCTTGCCCACTAGTTTACAAGCAAATATTTTAAAAACCGGTACTATTATATTGACTGataatataactttacatcatgTTCTCTATGTCCATTTAATTTCAACCTTTTTTTAGTCAATTTTTTCTCCAACAAAATTCATCATCCATACTCTTCACTGCTGATTCTTATGTTATACAGGGACATACAAAGACTTTGAGGATTGGGATTGCTAAAATACTTGGCAACTTATTCTACCTTGAGCAAACTTTTTTTCATACTTTAGCTTTAAATTCCGCAACTCGTTTTAATAAGTGTATCAATGGAAAACAATGGCACTCAAGATTAGGTCATCCATCTTCATTCATCACAAATACCTTGAATAAAACACTCTCTTTTGTCCTTGAAAAATCTGATTCTTTTCATTGTTCTATATGTCACTTTGCTAAACAAATGAAGATTTCTTTTTCATCTAATGATAACATGTCTCATGCCGCCTTTGATTTAATACATATAGATATTTGGGGTCCTTTTCAAGTAATAAGCATTGAAGGTTCTAAATATTTTTTTGACAATTGTTGATGATCATTCAAGATATACATGAATATATTTTCTTAAAGCTAAGTCTGAAGCACAATCTGCCATTACTCATTTTTTTGCTTATATAAACACTCAATTTTCAATTGTCATTAAAGCAGTCAGAAATGATAATGCAAAATAGCTTaacttgactttttttttttttttttgcaacaaaATGTGTTATTCAATATAATTCTTATGTTGGCACACTTCAAAAAAATTTCCTCGTTGAACGAAAACATCAACACATCTTAAATGTGGCACGTGCACTTGAGTTTCAATCGGGTATTTCCCTAAAATATTGGAGCTACATTACAAAAATAGTTGTGTATCTTCTTAATAGAACACCATCAGCCTTATTTCAAAATAAAAGCTCATTTGAATTACTCTATAAAAAAAAAGCCCAAATATGCACATTTAAGAAACTTTGGTTGTTTAGCTTATGCTTCTACTCTTGTCAACCAAAGACACAAATTTTCTCCTCAATCAAGAGCTTGTATTTCATTGGATATCCATCAATTATGAAAGCTTATTGTCTCCTTGACATTCAAACTTAACATATTTTTTTCTCTAGGGATGTCATTTTTCATGaacatattttttcttttaaaaaaataaattctaATCATAAATATGATTCTATGTTCTCCTATGATATTATACATGCCTTTATTGATGATAACATTTCAGGTCCTACTTCAACCAACTCCTATCaccctactgctactactaaaaATGATGTTGTAGGTCCTCATATCATTTCTGACTCTACCAAAAACACAAGCGGCAACTCTGCTACTCAACAACAAACCACAAGAACAGGTAGAATTATTCACAAACCAACAGACTTAAATGATCATTTGTGTGATTTAGTTACTACTTCTTGTTCCATGACACACCCCTTAGCTAATAACCTCAATTATATCCGATTATCCAATGATTTTAAAGCTACCATTCTTGCTGTTCAAACCATACCTAAACCAACATCTTTTTCCAAAGCCAAACAATACTTGAGTGGAAGAAAACAATGTCCACTAAATTAGATGCTCTTGAAGCCAACCAAACTTGGACCATTGTTTCTTTACTGCCTGGTAGCAACACCATAGGGAGTAAATGGACCTATAGAATCAAATATAAACCCAAAGGAGACATGGAAATGTATAAAGCCCGCCTTGTAGCCAAATGCTTCACCCAAAAACCAGGGATTGATTTCATTGAGACATATGCCCCCGTAGCAAAGTTCAATACCTTTAAAACTTTACTTGCTCTTACTGCTGTCCATAATTGGACATTACACCAACTAGACATCAACAATGATTTCTTCATGGTGATCTTCAATAGAATGTTTACATGGAATTACCTAAAGGATATACACCTCTCGGCCCTCTTCCATCAAATTCAGTTTGCAAGTTAAACAAAAGTATATATGGCCTTAAACAAGCCTCTAGACAATGGTATAGCAAACTTAGTGCTACCTTATTGGAAGATGTGTTCAAACAATCGCATTCTGATCACTCTCTATTCATCAAGCAATATTTAAGTGTCTTCTTAGCCATTCTCATATATGTTGATGGTATAGTAATTGCAAGTAACAATGACATTGCCATTACTCAATATAAAAATAATCTTGATTCTAGATTTAAATTAAAAGACCTTGGTATTCTCGGATTTTTCCTAGGCCTTGAAATAGGACTAACAAATGTATTTCGTTATCACAAAGACCTTTTGTTCTTCAATTTCTCAATGAAACAGGTTACCTAGGTGCAAAGTCAACTTCAACACCTATGGAAGCGAATATCAATCTTAGTTTGCATGAAGGTGAACTCTTAACAGATCCCACTTCTTATAGGAGTCTTATTGAAAAACTAATCTACCTCACCAACTCTCGGCCTGATATATCTTGCTCAGTCAACAAACTAAGTCATTTTTTGTCCCAGCCACGGATCCTTCACCTTCAAGTAGCTCAAATGATACTGCAATACATCAAAGGTACTCTAGGGCAGGGcctattttttcactcaaattttGACACAACTATCAAGGCCTTTGCTGATGCCGATTGGGGAACTTGCCCATATACTAGACGCTCCATTTCTTGTTATTGTATCTTTCTTGGCTGAAATCTAGTATCATGGAAGTCCAAAAAGCAACCTACGATATCAAGATCTTCAGTTGAAGCTGAATATAGAGCTATGGCTAATGCAACTTGTGAAGTTACTTGGCTTTcagatgttctcaaagattttGGTGTTGTTTCATCAACACTAGCTAccactacaacaattatgcccatatattacattaaaatatagcgTATTTTAATAAGTGTTATTGTCGCATAGTAATAGAAAAAGACACGGAAAAATGGGTGGTAAATGAAATACACAGGCGCCAAATGAAACACAAAAGCAATAATCCCTAATTACTCTACACGcctcctctgtttctctctcacactcagtaactctctctctctctcgttcaatctttctttctttctctctgtttgttgcaggtgtgtaacaaggtgatggggCCTACGGCTTCGGTCGTGTGACAGGGAGGCTCGACTcttgggtctacggcgtggctggCTCGTGGGTGTGACGGTGCTTGCGGcagtgggtctacggcgtggctcgactcgtgggtctaccACGGAGATTGACTTATAGAGCAATGGTCCAGCAGGCTGTACAAGGAGGAGCTCCAGCTGCTTACGCCCAAGAAATGGAGAGGCTAACCGCTAAAGAATCCCTTCTTCTTGCTGTGAGTCTCAAGTTTTAAGAATTTGTGTATTGTAGTTGATAAGACCTAGCATTTGAGCTTTGAATTtgggattatttatttattcagttTAAGGATTCTAGGGGTTTTTCCAAGCTtcaatttttatgggatttttactTGTTCAAGCTAATCAGGTCGCCATTCTTGGAGGGTCGGTGGGATTTTTTTCAGGGCTGATGTCTTCCACGCAGTAGTTGAGGTGAGTCTTTCTTTGATTTTTGTGATCTGGGTTTGCTTTGTTTTTGCGTTTTGTGTGTCTGGGTTCTTCatgtttttgtgatttttttgatCTGGGTTTTCAGCTATTATGGAATTCGTTTCCAATTTCTCGTCGAATCGTTGTGTTATTGATTTGCATTGCACGACCTGTTTGTTAATTTCAATTCCGTATGTGTAATTTTTCTTCTTTGCGTTTTGAGTTGCTCCTTTTCTTTTTTGGTGTGTGATTGCTCTAATATGGAAATTTTAACGAGGTGAATGTagatattagttttttttttggatatttgagAACTACGATTGTGTAGTTTGTGCTACCTTTTGAGCTCAATCTCTTGGTAATGAGTTCAtagatttttggaataaattacaAGAAGGCAGGGCACCCTTTTGGTTAAAACGTCTCGTTTTTACCTTTTCTGCTTAAAAATAAATGTAGATATTATGAATAGATTATTGCTAATGTGAACAATGGAATTACGTTGAGTTATATGCATGGATATACACATACATAACTGAAATAGttgcctaatatatatatatatatatattctgctTTGCAATATGTTGTAGAGCATTACTATAAATTATAGTAGCAGGTTCACATTGATATACCCACGTTTCAGTACATTTACTAATGTAATTGGTTTATATAATTTACATGGGTAGACAGCTGTTGCCGGCTTAGCTTTGTTTATATGGTTTGAGTTTTAGCTTCTCACTTGATACATATGTATACCAATACTCTTCTCTTCAAACAATTGGTTTTAATATGCAGGTTGAAGGATCATCAGCTGAATCTATAGTTACTCTGGCCAAAGTTGATACTGTTAAGCAGAGAATGGAAGCTGCTTATGAGACATTTCAGGTGGGTATTTGATCATAGAAGTTATAATCAGTGCAGTATTGGAAAATGTTGATGTTTCATTTGATTTACTCATTGATGGATCAACAGGATGCTGCAGGGTTAACTCAATTAAGTTCAACTGTGGAAGATGTTTTTGCCAGTGGTGATCTTCCAAGGGCTGCAGAAACCTTAGCTAACATGAGGCATTGCTTGTCTGCTGTTGGGGAGGTAATATTTTTCTATAAATTGTCTTAACATTATACTCTACAtttgatatttataaattttgataattttaacttgatattttatttttcgtTTTGCTCATTTTAGGTTGCTGAATTTGCTAATGTGAGAAAGCAACTCGAGGTCCTAGAGGATAGGCTAGATGCAATGGTGCAGCCACGTTTAACAGGATGCATTATCCAGCCGGAAGGTCACCAAATTTCTTACAGCACTTGTTTTGCCTATGGCTTGCTTTCTGTTCAATTTATCTCTTATTAATTCCTTTTAGTACATACCATACACAACTTGAATAACTTACATCTATTATCATCCTGCAGATAGACATTGCTCAAAATTTGCGAGGTATTCTCATTCGAATTGGAAGATTCAAATCACTGGAGCTACATTACACAAAAGTTCACCTAAAGCCCATAAAGCAGCTCTGGGAAGATTTCGATTCAAAACAATGTGCTATTAAGCTTGCAAATGAGAAGACTGAAGCTAAAAGGCTGTCAAGCCATGAGTTTCAATCAAGTTCTTCGACAATTTCATTCGCAAGTTGGTTGCCAAGCTTCTATGATGAGTTGATTCTTTATCTTGACCAAGAGTGGAAGTGGTAAATTCTTCtgactatattttttttaaagcaCCGAGGAACATCTTGTTGATACAAAGAAGCTATCACTGAATTTAAGCACTGAGCTTAGACTGTCATCTGCAGG is a window of Humulus lupulus chromosome 4, drHumLupu1.1, whole genome shotgun sequence DNA encoding:
- the LOC133832118 gene encoding secreted RxLR effector protein 161-like produces the protein MDNVPYSNAVGSIMYLMLCTRPDLSYSISVLSKYMANHGLEHWRAMKWVFNYLLGTTNIGLRFTKHSNSNLIEGYNDADFDGDKDHRYSTSAYYFLVGGNCVSWRVQLQPIVALSTTESEYVPVTEAIKEAIWLKGLMEELR
- the LOC133832119 gene encoding conserved oligomeric Golgi complex subunit 7-like yields the protein MVQQAVQGGAPAAYAQEMERLTAKESLLLALLWNSFPISRRIVVLLICIARPFVLPFELNLLVEGSSAESIVTLAKVDTVKQRMEAAYETFQDAAGLTQLSSTVEDVFASGDLPRAAETLANMRHCLSAVGEVAEFANVRKQLEVLEDRLDAMVQPRLTGSIIILQIDIAQNLRGILIRIGRFKSLELHYTKVHLKPIKQLWEDFDSKQCAIKLANEKTEAKRLSSHEFQSSSSTISFASWLPSFYDELILYLDQEWKWCMVAFPEDYKTLVPKLLIETMATIGASFISRINLSIGEIVPEIRALGKGLLDIMSGDMPKGIKIQRKHLEALIKLHNVTQTFAKNIQHSFSDSDLRVLMDTLKAVYSPFESFKQRYGQMEWAILSSEIAGVDLRGAVTRGVGAQGIELSETVRRMEEVNLSLSLCIYNIYTYIYDTTSTLKMNYGIGCIYIVDAYKVYWSSCVKGIHAGQMVLQLVEAIGLPTK